The sequence GATCTCCGGGAACACGAGCTGCTCCTTGAGACCCAATGCGTAGTTGCCGCGCCCGTCGAGCGAGTTGCGCGACGTGCCGCGGAAGTCGCGGATGCGCGGCAGCACGATGTTGACCAGCTTGTCGAAGAACGCGTACATGCGCTCGCCGCGCAGCGTCACCTTGGCGCCCACCTGCATGCCCGCGCGCAGCTTGTACACCGCGATGCTCTTGGTCGCGCGCGTCACCAGCGGCTTTTGACCGGTGATGGCGGTCAGATCGGAGACCGCGCCGTCCATGGCCTTGGGCTCGGCGACCGCTTCGCCCACGCCCATGTTGACGACGATCTTGCGCAAGCGCGGCACCTGCATCGGGTTTTTGTACCCGAAGCGTTTGGTGAGCGCAGGCACGACCTGCTGCTGGTATCGTTCTTTCATCCTGTTCATCGCTGTTATGCCTTCACCGGTCTGTCGGCGGGTTCGTGGCAGCGCCGGCAGATGCGCTCTTTGCCCTCGCCCTTGACGATGCGCGCGAGCTTGCCGGGCTTGTTGCACTTGGGGCATACGTACATCAGCCGGCCCACCGGCATCGGCAGCTCCTTCTCGAGGATGCCCGCCTTGGCCGTCGCCGTCGCCTTCGAATGGCGCTTGACCACGTTGACGCCTTCCACTTCGGCGACACCGTCGTGGCGGCGCACCAGCTTGATCTTGCCGCGCTTGCCTTTGTACTTGCCCGACAGCACCATCACGGTGTCGCCGGCGGCCAATCTGGTCTGCTTCATGCTCTTAAAGCACCTCCGGCGCGAGCGAGACGATCTTCATGAAGTCGCGATCGCGCAGTTCGCGCGCGACGGGGCCGAAGATGCGCGTGCCGCGCGGGTTGTTCTGTTCGTTGATCAGCACGGCAGCGTTTTCGTCGAAGCGGATGAACGAGCCGTCGGGCCGGCGCATCTTCTTCTTCTGGCGCACGATGACGGCCGATACGACGTTGCCTTTCTTCACGGCCGCGCCGGGAATGGCGCTCTTGACCGTGGCCACGACGACGTCGCCCACGTAGGCGTAGGGATGGCGTGAGCCGCCCTTGACGTGGAACACCATCAGCTCGCGCGCGCCGGAGTTATCGGCCACTTTGAGCCGCGTCTGGGACTGGATCACTTCGCCTTCTCCACGATCTCGACCAGCCGCCAGCGCTTGCGCGCGGAAAGCGGGCGTGTTTCGACGATGCGCACGAGGTCGCCGACTTTGGCGTCGTTGTTCTCATCGTGCGCCATGTAGCGCGTGGAACGCAGCGTGATCTTGCCGTAGTGCCGATCCGCCCGGTTCACTTCGGTGCGCACGACGATGCTCTTGTGCATCTTGTCGGACACCACGCGCCCGATGCGCATCTTGCGGACGCTGCGCGCCGCGGTCTGATTCTCGGTCATCGTCTCTTCCATATGTCTAGCCCGCCAGGCGCCGCTGCGCCAGCAGGGTGTACAGTTGCGCGATATCGCGCCGCAGCTTGCTCACCGTGGCGTGATCCTGCAGGTGCCCGGTGACCAGCTGGAAGCGCAGGTTGAACATCTCTTCTTTGGTGGCCGTGAGTTTTTCCTCAAGCTCGCGCGTGGTCAGCTCGCGCAGCGCGCGCAATTCGTTAGACTTCAACGGACTCACCAACCCCTTCGCGCCGGACGAGCTTCGTGGCGATCGACAGCTTCGAAGCGGCAAGTTTGAGCGCTTCCTTGGCGACCGCCGGCTCCACGCCGGCCAATTCGAACAAGATGCGGCCCGGGCGCACGACCGCGACCCAGCCCTCGGGCGCGCCCTTGCCGGAACCTTGGCGCGTCTCGGCGGGCTTCTTGGTATATGATTTGTCGGGGAACACGGTGATCCACACCTTGCCGCCGCGCTTCATGTGGCGCGTCAGCGCGATACGAGCGGCTTCGATCTGCCGGCTGCTCACCCACGCCGGCTCGAGCGCCTGCAGCCCGTACTCGCCGAAGTGCAGCGTGTTGCCCGACATGGCGCGGCCCTTCATGCGGCCGCGCTGCATCTTGCGGTACTTGACGCGTTTTGGCATCAACATGTGCTACGTGCCCTCCGGAGCAGGCGCGGCGGCAGCGGCGGGCGATTCGCCGACGGCAGCCTCGGTCGTGACAGGCGCGCTCTCGACCGGCGCCACGCTCGGCTGCGCGCTCGCGTCGGCGGACACGCCGACCGCAGCCTCAGTCGTCACGGGCGCGGTAATCTCCGCTTGCTCCGTCTTCGGACGGCGCGGGCGCCGCTCGCGCGGCCGCAGGTCCTGCGACTCTTGCTTGGGCCGCCCGTCGGGCAGCACTTCGCCCATGTAGATCCACACCTTGACGCCGATGCGGCCGTAGGTGGTGTACGCCTCGACCTGCGCGTAGTCGATGTTGGCGCGCAGCGTGTGCAGCGGCACCTTGCCCTCGAAGTTGCGCTCGACGCGCGCGATCTCGGCGCCGCCCAAGCGGCCGCCGCACTGCACTTTGATGCCGCGCGCGCCCGCTTTCATCGTGCGTTGGATGGCCTGGCGCATGGCGCGCCGGAACGCGATCCGCTTCTCGAGCTGATCGATGATGTTGTTGGCGACAAGCTTCGCGTCGAGCTCCGGATACTTGATCTCGATGACGTTGACATTGACCGGCTTGCCGACAACGCGCTCGAGCTTCTTGCGCAGGTCCTCGATGCCGGCGCCGCGCTTGCCGATGATGATACCCGGCTTGGCCGTGTTGATGACCACCCGCACCTGGTTGGCGCGCCGCTCGATGATCACGCGCGACACGCCGGCCGAACGCGACAAGGCGTCGATGACCTCGCGGATGCGCAAGTCTTCGTGCAGCCTATCTTTGTATTGCTTGCCCTCGAACCACAGCGAGTCCCATGTCCGGACGATGCCGAGGCGGAAGCCGATGGGATTGACCTTCTGGCCCATGCTAGGCGTCCTCTCCGTCCGACACGGTGATGGTCACGTGTGACATCCTTCTCCTCTTGAGGCCTGCCGAGCCGCGAGCCCGCGCCTCGACGCGTTTGAACATCGGGCCGCCGTCGACCGTCGCGCGTGCGATGACCAGGTCGCCCGGCTTCATGCCGTGGTTGTTCTCCGCATTGGCCGCCGCCGAACGCAGCAGCTTGTGGATCGCCTTGCTCGCCTCGAGCGTCGAGAACGACAGCTCGACGAGCGCGCGGTCCACGCGCTTGCCGCGGATGACGTCGACCACGCGGCGCGCCTTGCGCGCCGGGATCTTCAGGAACTTGACCGTTGCGTGCGCTTGCATGGCTACTTGACCACCGCCGTCGCTTCGGCTTTGGCGGCGCCTTGGCCGTGGCCGCGGAAGATGCGCGTCGGGGCGAACTCGCCGAGCTTGTGGCCCACCATGTTCTCCTGCACGTATACCGGCACGTGCTTGCGCCCGTCGTGCACCGCGATCGTGTGGCCGACCATGGCCGGCACGATCGTCGAGGCGCGCGACCATGTCTTGATGACCTTCTTCTCGCGCGTCGAGTTCATGCGCTCGACCTTGGCGAGCAGATGGTCGGCGATGAACGGTCCCTTGCTGGTAGAACGGCTCATTTTTTGCTCCGGCGCTTGACGATGAACTTGGTGGTGCGCTTGGTGCGGCGCGTCTTTTTGCCCATGGTCATGACG comes from Candidatus Eremiobacteraceae bacterium and encodes:
- the rplP gene encoding 50S ribosomal protein L16, whose amino-acid sequence is MLMPKRVKYRKMQRGRMKGRAMSGNTLHFGEYGLQALEPAWVSSRQIEAARIALTRHMKRGGKVWITVFPDKSYTKKPAETRQGSGKGAPEGWVAVVRPGRILFELAGVEPAVAKEALKLAASKLSIATKLVRREGVGESVEV
- the rpmC gene encoding 50S ribosomal protein L29 — translated: MKSNELRALRELTTRELEEKLTATKEEMFNLRFQLVTGHLQDHATVSKLRRDIAQLYTLLAQRRLAG
- the rplX gene encoding 50S ribosomal protein L24; its protein translation is MKQTRLAAGDTVMVLSGKYKGKRGKIKLVRRHDGVAEVEGVNVVKRHSKATATAKAGILEKELPMPVGRLMYVCPKCNKPGKLARIVKGEGKERICRRCHEPADRPVKA
- the rpsS gene encoding 30S ribosomal protein S19, producing the protein MSRSTSKGPFIADHLLAKVERMNSTREKKVIKTWSRASTIVPAMVGHTIAVHDGRKHVPVYVQENMVGHKLGEFAPTRIFRGHGQGAAKAEATAVVK
- the rplV gene encoding 50S ribosomal protein L22 → MQAHATVKFLKIPARKARRVVDVIRGKRVDRALVELSFSTLEASKAIHKLLRSAAANAENNHGMKPGDLVIARATVDGGPMFKRVEARARGSAGLKRRRMSHVTITVSDGEDA
- the rplN gene encoding 50S ribosomal protein L14, with translation MIQSQTRLKVADNSGARELMVFHVKGGSRHPYAYVGDVVVATVKSAIPGAAVKKGNVVSAVIVRQKKKMRRPDGSFIRFDENAAVLINEQNNPRGTRIFGPVARELRDRDFMKIVSLAPEVL
- the rplE gene encoding 50S ribosomal protein L5 — protein: MNRMKERYQQQVVPALTKRFGYKNPMQVPRLRKIVVNMGVGEAVAEPKAMDGAVSDLTAITGQKPLVTRATKSIAVYKLRAGMQVGAKVTLRGERMYAFFDKLVNIVLPRIRDFRGTSRNSLDGRGNYALGLKEQLVFPEINYDKVDRVRGMDIVIVTSAHNDEEALAFLAEMGMPLRKEGAAA
- the rpsQ gene encoding 30S ribosomal protein S17, with protein sequence MTENQTAARSVRKMRIGRVVSDKMHKSIVVRTEVNRADRHYGKITLRSTRYMAHDENNDAKVGDLVRIVETRPLSARKRWRLVEIVEKAK